A stretch of DNA from Toxotes jaculatrix isolate fToxJac2 chromosome 15, fToxJac2.pri, whole genome shotgun sequence:
agtgcagcatataaaacataaaaacttgtAAAAAGAGTTGAGTGAAGTGATTAAACAGTAGATAATAATTAGGTAAGTCTGAGATCCTCAGATCATTTCCTGCCAGAGCTGAGGTGATCTAACAGCAAAGATATGTTCCCTCTGGTCTCAAATGTCTGAGGACGTCAGGCTTTGCACAGGTTGCTGGGGGAGAGCAGCCCAGAAATATAATGTGGAGCCATGAGGGCCACGAAGAGGCCAAAGTAATCCAATAAAATCTGGAGTCCAGTCATTAGAAAACCAAGGAAAGCTACACAACTTCTGTGTCTTTAAAACTTCAAAGTGGTTGAATCTTGGAAGTTATTTCTAACCAGATGGTAAAAAGATGATAAGAACAGGAGAGGACAAGCTTGAGCTCAGGTTCAAAACTGAGGCTGGAATCAAAGAATACAATGCacaatttctttattttttaggCTTGCAAGGATATGGCTTCAACTGTACATGCAGGTTTTTCAGGCCAGTGACAAgaacttttgtcttttcagctgTGGAAAATTTGCAGGCATCCAGTCTTTTACATCTACTACATTTAAGCAGATAGGACACATCGGACAGTGTTACTGGGCTTCATGGTAACTGAGTTTCATCCATGTAACAATGAAAAGCAGCACCATGTCAGCCTGTGATATGTGACAGGGCTTCCAGAAGCTGTAATCTGACTGACTTGGAAAATGAAAGTCTTCCAATGAAAATGTAGAGGACATGACATAAATTGGACAGATGAGCGTTTCAAGTGAAGCACAATGCCCACCAGTTTGTCAGCCAACACCAGGGTGAAATGGATtaaacctcatgtacatatgtaaatatgaagatatgtttttattttttccgaTATTTGGGTATATGTATACTCTAAGGCGTGGGTattgaagtattttttttattttattgtatttttatttaattttatttattttagattttttttagttactctgatctgatctgaaaaTGGGACGACTTCAAGTGATGACATTATACAAGCATGGCAAGCAGCATccagtcaaaataaaaaacaacagtaatattaaataaatagtaaatattATTCTGTCTCATCCATCATGGGTAAAAGCAGCACAGTAGAAAGCCTCTAAAGCAGCGGAGTGGCTAGCTAAATTTGATATTGACTAGATGAACACTCAAACTCATAGCAGAGGGATGGGTCCACAGAACACTGGACTTTAATATGGGAGACACTTCCTTGTCTTTTGTTCTTGTCACCATGCAGCACGATCAGCTGATCCCTGGTGTGAACAATGAGACCGTGGAGTTGTTGAGCAAAGGTAGCATTAGCTAAATCACAGCATTCAGAAAGGCAGCTGAATGAAAGACAtcatttcacagtgaaaaaACAGAGTAGAACTCTTTCTATGTGCATGATTAGAGAAGCCACAGTCTTGTACTGGTCAAAGTTTTAACAAGTTTGACAAAAGGAAACTAAaaagctggagaaaaaaaaaaaaagaaaagagcaggagCACCTACAATAGACTGTGtgcacagtcagtgtgtgcacacagaaaacaaaaatagacaAATAACCTTTATGGGCGTTTAGTTTGGAAGACTTGGCAGCCACATTACTGAAAAACACAATACTCATGTTTttacactgaaagaaaacagcgcCACCTCCGGTGAagtgacagtcaaaacaaaaattcaccTTAAAGGctcctgtggagtttttgaactaTAGTAGCCTTATGTTTTTATGAATAGGTCCCCATTTGGATTTTGCTCGTGCATTAGGACACGGCTTATGCCATTAACAGTCCAGCCAATGGTTTCATACCGTTCCACTCATCCACAGGTGGCAGTACTGCTCTAAGATACAAGAAAAGCACCAACAAaggcaaagaagaagaacagtagcaaacaaacatggctgagcttacaaaaagtaaataataCATAAAGTAATGCACAAATAATGAAATAAGAAATACATAATTACGTAAGTTATGTATTCTTCTTCATGTGGGGTGGCTCTTGGCCCTGCATTTTACAATCatggaacatttttattttttcactttcccaCATAAACAGTGGCCACTGGCAGATACCTGTAGCACTCAGGCTACCAGCTAACATCATTTAGGTCCTCAAGTCCTCACAAACATGATACACATCCATCCGTCCTTTAGCTGTACTGCATATACTGTGAGGGACACAGAGGGGGCAGGGTGCTCCCTGGACAGctgtctatcacagggctgacatgtagggacaaacactcacattcacacccatGAGCAGTTTAGAGTCACGCTGCATGTCTTTGGTCTATCCAGTTAGACTGTCCTTTTTACTAAAAGTTAATCCACACTTTTCAGCCAATCGGAAGCCATGATATTCATTAGCCATAATTTATGAATAATGCAACATTACATGCTAAGAAGAAgctcagtgtaaaaaaaaatcagccaaaacAAAGGCtgaaagaatttatttttaaagaaacaacTTACCAATAGCAGCTCAGTGTGTGGTTAGAGGCAGAGCACAGGAGCAGAAACATGTATGAGCACACACACGTCATACCTATACAGAGCTGGATTATCCTGCTGATGCAAAAAATGAGCTTTATACCAGGCAATAAATGTCAGCTAATAACATCTTCAATCCacgtgtgtctctctgtctgtctgtctgtctgtctgtctgcctatttctctgtctgtgtatcaGTGCGTCTGAGTGGGAGGAGCTCAGTACTGCAGGTCCAGAAAGGGGGAGTGTGGAGGACAGTCTGCTCAGAGGACTGGAACAACTGGCTGGGGGTCTCCGCCTGCAAGCAGCTGGGATATTCAAGGTCTTAGCTGCAACTCATTTCCCCTGTGTGCTTTTCAGCAGTAGCTGTATGTTATAACATGCTGATGGTAGATTGTTGTCTTGATCTGGATTCTCTGGCACTGTTCATAGGTTTAGACAGGATTTATCCTGAGGGGACCACAGGATAAATCCTCACATGTACACTTTCAAAAGACATGTTAGTCCATGAGTAAGAGGGGGACCAAGATAAGATAAAATGTCCTTGGCTGTTCTTTCAGTGAGCCTTTTCAGGTGAAGCTTAGTGCCAGGAGCCTATTTTACCCCAGAGTACACAGTATCCAGTATTCTGACTGAGTGTTGCAATCctttcagacacactgacatgaaatgGTGGTGTccagtgagaaaaagagaaaagaaaaagatatgtTTCATCCTCCTCCCTAAATATTACGCTGTAGGCTACATGAAGCTGATAAATATTGAAAGCAAGACCTGTTTTTACTGAACTTACTGTGATCATTGTGTTGATGCTATATGTGTacatataaacaaaaaataccCTACCTCTCAAAGGTGTGTTGTATCATGACAGTAGCAGTACAGCAGGTGTggaacctaaccctaaccaaactGCAGCTCAGTTTCTCCAAAGTCACAGGCAGCAGGGATCAGGAGTAACATCAACATGCTAACAGGCTATCACTCATTGAGTCTACTGAAGGACTCTGGGACATGAACAGTACATGGCAGTTAGTTTCACAACATGTTAAAGCTGAAGAGGCCGAAGGTGAAagcttttgtcagtgtcagactTAAGAGGCCAGGATATGGCTATTTCCTGGAGACACCAGAGCAGATTCAATACATATCAAACTCATTCATCTCTGGCCAGATCCAGTGactctgttttctttgattcATTTGCTGGTCCTGCCAGTTCCCTGGTTCGTCTTCTATTTATCTACAGCaaagttaaaatgtaaaacacattaCTTTTGGCTTGTAAAGGGTTAAAATTAAGCATTTATGGAGatttcaaaatatcaaaatataatGTGTATATTGTAATGTAGCCTAAAGATACTTCAGTATTCTTTCGAGGCCATGCTGTCCAGCTGTCACTGTTATCAGGTAAACGTCAGCTGTACATTCTTTCTGAGCTGTAcctcttcctgtgtgtctgtcagttacGTGGAGTCCTTCTTCGTCTCGCTGACCTCCATCGAGCAGGATCTTCAGCACAACCTTGTGTCCATCGGCCCGAGCCAATCACAGATCATTAAGCTCCAAAACACCACAAGCCTCAGGTACAAAGCACGTCCTTATCTGAATGAATGGAAACAGTGTGAAGACTAACTGGTCTAATGGTCAGTGTTTTGTtcaaaagctgtgtgtgtttttaaaggtcATTAGGATGCAATAATATGGAGCTggtacattttacattttagtacATCAATAATGAAATCCTCCGAGGTGGTGATACCAAAGAGAACCTGTAGACACAGACCTTAATGAACAGACTGAAAATCACCAcaactgaagagagaaaaaaaagaaactgtaacATGAACAAACTCGTACCTGTGTTTTTAGGATTGATCAttttgatgattattttttgATCAGCTGAAGATTCCCCCTGGATTCTTTCTAACAGAGAAATTAAGTCAGGGTGTGTATATGGAATTTAGTTTAATACAAACAAAGTCTCAGGACTGAACTGTGTCTCAGGAGGCAGAATGCGTTGTCCACTGATCAGACAGTCTGTGGTTTGACCCCTGACTCCTCAAGTctgtgtccttgggcaagataccAAACACCAAATTGCCCCTGATGTGCCCAttggagtgtgagtgtgtgtgtgttagtaaagCACTGTTggaatgtgtgtatgaatgggtgaatgtgactgtgTAGTGTAAAAGCAGTTTCAGAGGTCACTCATCTCAGATGAATTCTTCTTCGTACTCAATCTACCACCTCTTCTTTAATACATCATACATCATCTTTAATATGTCTGATACCCTGTGTGCAAGTGATGCCAGGTGATGCCATTCAGAGCATGCAGGGCCCAGAGAGTCACAGACATACTAAGTGGAGCACTGTTAATTGATTCATATTCATATGATTGTTATTGTACAGTTAGATATCAGTGAATGAAATGCTTTATAACTCTTTTCATGACAGCGGTGTTCCTCCATCAGTAACTGTTGGAGcagtttaaatgaaatattccTCTACATTTGAACTTTGTGTATCCTGCACTGGACGTCCTGATCTGTAAAGTCACTGGACATTCAGATCTTATCTTGTGCTTCTTCTCTAATGTTTACTGAGTGTCTCAGTGTGGTTTGACTCCATCTCCTGTGTCGTCACAGTAAGACTCAGTGCAGCTCAGGGAAGGTGACCACTCTGAAATGTCTGGGTGAGAGAACACACCGCAGGCTGAGTGATCTGTGTTCTGCTCATGACTCCTTTTTTTAAGGACATCTTGCATGACTCGTGTAgttgtgtgtttcttctgtgtgtggTCTGTACTGTCACTTAAAAGCAAACAGTAAAGAGTTTGTGATTACAGAACTGATCTggaacctgtgtgtgtatgtgcatgagtgtgtttatgtggctcGTGTGCAttggtgtgtttgcatgcaggAGGGTTCAGTATAGATTTTAAGGTTCATACTTTTGATACTTTGAGTCAAAACTGTTCAAAGCTGATTATTTGGATCAATATTTACAAGGGATGACACATAAAGATCAGGTGACTTTATCTGTCACGTGATTCTGACTCAGGCACTACAATGGGTAGACTGGGTCTGATGAAAGAGACTatgtgttgcattatgggaaatgtaggatccagccTTAATGAATATTAGGGACTAAAGTGAATTAGATTAAgatatctctgcctctgctgcactgattttaaacattaaactgtGTCTTGTTAGTGCCCCACTAACAAGACACAGTGGGGCAGTGGGGCACTTGTTAATGCTTGTTAGTGCCCCACTGCAGTAATAAATCACTGATGTTCCCCATTAGATTAACAATATGGGAACTAATTTAAGTTTCAAGTGTTTCTTCCAGACTGTTCCTCTGGTAGAACTCATAAGGCTATGAAAACATGAGACAGTAAAACTCTAGTGAAGCCTGACatgagaaattatttttttgacagCAGCTCACTGAAGTATGATGAATCACAGCACCCGGTCAGTGGTAGGAGAGTACACATTTCTGCacagaaaatgtcagtgcaTTGTTGACTTTCAGTCCTGTGGTCGTGTGCCTGTGTCCAGAGTGTGGCTCCAGGCCTCAGTACAACACTCGTATTGTTGGAGGTAACATCTCCAAACCGGGTCAGTTCCCCTGGCAGGTCAGCCTCCACTATAGCAACGAACACCTGTGTGGAGGCTCCATCATAACATCACGCTGGATCCTCACCGCAGCACACTGTGTGTACGGGTGAGTCACACAGTCAAACCTGAATCATCTGCATATGAGATGTTTTACTGGGCAAACGTCCAGAGGAGACATGAAAGTAAGGCAGGTTAATATTTAGAATTATGTTGTATTTCATTAGCTAATCACCTGTttcttaatataaaatattattctGTAAATTAACTAGTAACTATAGCTGTGAACACAAAATGGGTTTACTCAAGCACAAGTACCTTAAAATAGTACTTGAGCGTCACAGACTGGTTGTGTTGGGACGTGTGATCGTGCTCTGTGCTGTCTTCCTTACAAgatttctcttcctgtctccaaGGTTTTAAatgctctgtctgtcactgaagaAGCTGTGCTCTGTTGCATAAAGCTACTGCGTGAACGtgaacacagcagagcacaaacactcacaacacTCACACATCGTGCATAGTTAAGGTTGTAAGAGCTGGAGTCAGATTTCTCTCCCCCTAATGTCCTGGCACGGTGACTCTAAACTCTGTCCAATAAACAAGCTAGTTGTTTAGTGGAACGGGACTTGTGTTTAACTGTCCCACTTCGATTGTATGTAGGAGGAGTTCATTTAAATGAACCAAACATTAAACTGCCATGAGAGAAAACTGTAGAGTGGCTTGTAGGATTAGATTTCACTGGACCCCCTTCACATATACTGACGTGACTATTCTGTTTCACTGTCTGTCATCAGGTTTACAGACCTCTCCATGTGGTCGGTCCATGTAGGGCTGACGGAGCAACCAGTCCACGGGGCCCAGTCTCTGGCTGTGGAGCAGATTATATACCACACTCGCTACCGGCCCAAAGGACTGGACTACGACATTGCCCTGATGAAACTCGACGTGTCACTTGTTTTCAATGGTACTGGTGCTTTCAGTGGTATTTTCTAAAGACCCTGAGTCCTCACTTTCTTTCCGCTCTGCGTTTATATGTCCAGTCATAGCTCAGAGCTGTCCAGACCTCTTCTATTGTACCTCAACATCTTCAGTATCAGACTCACTAGAGAGCTTGCCCATCCTCATTACCCTCCCACttcccctgagcaaggcactgggCAGACTGAGATTCCTGGGCAATAGCTACGTAGTTTATTCACTTTTCCAAGCTAAGTGATCCCATCATCCTTCAAATGAATCTTTGTTCGTACAATAGTCAAGACAGACAACGTTGTTCAAAGACACAAATTCATTTGCTGTAACCTAGTTACTCATTTGTTGGATCACTGTCATCCATGGGCACATCTAGATTTTCTCAGTGTGGCATCAGCAGGTTCCACTGTCTGCAGTGGAGGCTGTGGAGAATGTGGAAGGTGATGAGGTCAGGCCTTTGACTGGGATGTAGATCCCTAATGCAGTCAGCCAGCGTGGCTATTCCAGGGTGcttctttctgtgtttactttgtgttGGAGTCAGAGAAAAGTGTTGATCCATGGAAAAATCCTGTTTATTTGCTGTAGGAGGCTCAGTTTGCCACATTATATGTTGTTTTGCATGAGTTCTTGTTTCGTGGAATCTCAACAGAGGTGGCAAGTGCAAAGTTAGCATGACCCACAGAGCCTCTGCAGCTCCATCAGCAGGTTAAAAAAACACTAGAATCTCCCTTTAAGGCCTATACCATTTCACTTTATCTGATGCTTTACTGATGTTTGGTATGAAAACCAATTTATCAAATTTCCCTAAAGACACACGCACTACCTGGGGCCATGGGGCCCCTGAAGGTCTGGGGCTCCTAGGCTGTTgtccagtaaaaaaaatgtatacctAATTGGGTTAATATGGGAGGTCAAACATGGCCTGCAGCTTTAGCTGGTTGTAAAATTGAAGAGGTTTTTATCTCACAGCTTTACCTTGTTCCCTCactgtctccttctcctctcctctccctccctctcctcctcaggttTCCTGCTCTCTGACAGCTGAGTGTCATTACGTGGATCACTTGTCTTAGTCTCAGCTCTCACCCGTTGGTCTTCACCTTTGTCACTTCTGCCTCTTTTAGCTTAAAtggagttgtgtgtgtgaagcttaCTAACTTACACATTAGCTGTATGACTGATTGATGCTGAGTATGATGGGAACTACACATAATACGCACATTGTTGcacgcagtgtgtgtgtatatatacactatTGTGAGAGATGTAGTGCATTAACATTGTCCTCTGCAGGCTTTGTGGAGCCCATCTGCCTGCCTAACCATGGGGAGGACTTTGTGGAGGGCACCATGTGCTGGATCTCTGGATGGGGAGCAACTGAGGGTGATGGTGAGTCTGATCATGGAATATAAAAACTTAATCAATAGCATTTGGTTTTCTTGTCCTCTCTGGCACATACATGCTGATGTGGTTTTTCCAGGAGAGACCAGCGTGGTTCTGCGTTCAGCCATGGTACCGCTCCTCTCCACTAAGACCTGCAACCAGCCAGAGGTTTACCACGGCTTCATCTCCTCCTGGATGATCTGTGCAGGGTACCTGGAGGGAGGAACTGACTCCTGTCAGGTACAGCGGATGAAACAGCTGATAGGCCTCTACAGCAGGAATCACTACAGTACTATCTATTTGAGAAAGTGTCTGGACCTGATAAAAAGCCTCTgtccttcagctgcagcagacagacccAGAGAGCAGATgctgaacatagtggagcattgagcagctaaagagccagatggttccctcaggagctggtggagaccagaAACAGAGCTAATAGAAAgtgattattgattgattatcTGTCAGGTGGACAGATACACGCCTCTAAAGGAATGATGCTGTTGCTCCATAACTGCTCAGTGTGTAAACAAGCAACtgtcatggccaaaaaaaaatcagtcgtAATaaggtttgttgtttttactcgTTCTGTCTTGCTCTGACTTCATGCTGCAGCCAAACTGTCTTTGTGATTTCAATAAAGAATGAACAGTTGTTTCTACTGTTACAGCTCTGCTACTGCAGACATTTCTGTGGTTACTGTCCTCATACAGATTGACTGACAGCTCTAAACCTAACATcaccaaaacaacagaaaagttATTCATGATATGTTCATGCcgataaaggttttttttacatcagtAATTGTTTGAGGTTTCAGGAGAACACATGTTACCTTCATAACATCCAGGATTTGGTACTTAAATGTTATGTTGTAACCATAGTTCTCTGAGTCCCCATACTTATTTACTGatcaggcataacattatgaccactgacaggtgaagtgaataacaTTGATTATCACTTCATCATGGCACCTGTTAGTGGGTGGGATATAtcaggcagcaggtgaacaccTTGTCATCAAAGTTGATGTTAGAAGCAGGCCAAACTGTGATGGCTAGACGACTGGGTCAGAGCATCTCCAACACTGCAGCTCTTGTGGGTTGTTCCCAGTGTGCAGTGGTCATTATCTATCAAAAGTGGTCCCTGGAAGGAAGAGTGGTGAACAGGCGACAGGGTCATGGGTGGCCAAGGTTCACTGATGCACATGGGGAGCAAAGGATGGGCCGTGTGGTCTGATCCAACAGCAGCTACTATTGCTCAAATTGCTGAAGAAGTTAATGCTGGCTCTGATAGAAAGGTTTTAGAATACGTAGTTTGTTGCGTATGGGGCTGCATAACTGCACAACAGTCAGGGTGCCCATACTGTCCCCTGTGCACCGCCAAAAGCACCAACAATGGACACGTGAGCATCAGAACCCGACCACGGAGCAATGGAAGAAGgtggcctggtctgatgaataacattttcttttacatcacgTGGATGGCCCGGTGCTTGTGCGTCTCTTACCTGGGAAGAAGGCAAGCTGGCGGAGGCAGTGTGATGCTCCATCAACAACGAGTCTGAGATGCTGACTTGGCCTCCAAATTCCCCAGATCTCAATCCAGTCCAGCATCTGTGGGATGTGCTAGAAAAACAAGTCTGATCCACGGAGGCCCAACCTCGCAACTTTCAGGACTTAAAGGATCTGCTGCTAACATCTTGGTGCCAGATACCACAGCACACCTTCAGGGGTCTAGCGGAGTCCATGCCTCGACGACAGGGCTGTTTTGGCAGCAAAAGGGGGACTAACACAAGTGGTTATAATGTTATGCCTGATCGGTGTAGAATCTACTGGGTGGAGAGATGGTCTCACAATAATCGCACAATAAAGAACAAGCTGTTCTCATTCACATTCTGATGCTGGTTACAAAAAAAGGCGCACTCATCAGGTGATTTGGTTTCTGAGATGGGGACTccctctgtatgtctgtgtctttcCTCAGGGGGACAGCGGAGGTCCTCTGGCCTGTGAGGACATGTCCATGTGGAAGCTGGTTGGAGCGACCAGCTGGGGAATCGGCTGCGCTGTGAGGAACAAACCAGGCGTTTACACTCGCATCACACAGTCACTTAGCTGGATCCGCCGGCAGATGGAGGTCAGTACatgacgagctgtgtcctgttTCAGAACCTGGCTCTTCCAGGGCCCCTCCTCTTAGCATAGGACTTCTCTCAGTTTTTCAGTAAAAGTTTCTCTCAGCAGCTGTGCGAACAGGTGTGAAGAGGAAGATAAGATCCCCAGACCTTCAAGAGTTTAGCCTTTGGAGAACTTAAGACTAGTACTGAACCTCTTGCCCAAAATATGTGGTCTACAGAGTATTCACCATATGGTCAATATGTCTCTGCCAGACGCACACGAGTGAGTGCGACACAGTGAAGAACACTAAAAATAGATTTAGATCGAGGAAGAAAAGCCTGTTAGAGCCCTTTCAACCCCTTATTACcatgtgtgttctgtgtgttattGAAAGTAACAGACCTCTTCCACCTGAGATTTAACAAGAAAACCACAGGTGTCAGTTATTAAACAGtcataaaacaaatgatggCTGACTCCATTTAACTGCTTTGGATTCAGGATCAGTTTCTTGGTCTGGGGCCAgtttcaaaaaaatcttttagaCTGATCTATGGTGTTAGGCCAGGGTTAATTCTGCTCTTAGATTAGTTTAATGCAAGTTAAACAGCCTCACAAAAGACTTAACGTATCTTATAATGTGTGGTTAGTTAACAATGTTGTGTAGAGTCATGAGAACAGTGATCAGAGTGTAAGCTGTAACCACAGTAACCTGTTGGAAATATGAAGCAGTGAGGACATCAGTCGTTAAGAGTCCTGCCACATGA
This window harbors:
- the tmprss3a gene encoding transmembrane protease serine 3 translates to MTKSFVEINPDANTAAADTSPPLSELKTEGPEQQDPSRIEVVSVTEEDLPIVETPNTLIVSPLGSITADPQTENYSAKPEEPQPPAAPSPTMPITKVQPFMQEDDLEKSWKNRLLAHRVELLIASCVIVVVTLALGIGLGVGLSCVGKFRCGSSSQCIMYSAQCDGEVNCDNGEDELGCVRLSGRSSVLQVQKGGVWRTVCSEDWNNWLGVSACKQLGYSSYVESFFVSLTSIEQDLQHNLVSIGPSQSQIIKLQNTTSLSKTQCSSGKVTTLKCLECGSRPQYNTRIVGGNISKPGQFPWQVSLHYSNEHLCGGSIITSRWILTAAHCVYGFTDLSMWSVHVGLTEQPVHGAQSLAVEQIIYHTRYRPKGLDYDIALMKLDVSLVFNGFVEPICLPNHGEDFVEGTMCWISGWGATEGDGETSVVLRSAMVPLLSTKTCNQPEVYHGFISSWMICAGYLEGGTDSCQGDSGGPLACEDMSMWKLVGATSWGIGCAVRNKPGVYTRITQSLSWIRRQMEKEDAHTSPTLSTDN